Proteins from a single region of Sphaerochaeta globosa str. Buddy:
- the rlmD gene encoding 23S rRNA (uracil(1939)-C(5))-methyltransferase RlmD encodes MKRYAKCPLARTCGACQLMDYSYSKQLEMKMAYLEDLLGQFGPIAPIQGMDDPTSYRTKVQATFGYDWKDSLVSGIYQEGTHLLVPIRTCMVQHPLADSILKTIRNLATRFQITAYDEDEGYGYLRHVLIKISRKTNEAMVVLVCAQWPIPSSDNFIAALKQQHPEITTIALNMNREQTSMVLSEIPIKVLWGKGYIEEELCSLTFRISHSSFFQVNVEQAQVLYTLAMRMAQIDNDDVVVDAYCGTGTIALIAAKEGAKQVIGIESNEQAVEDAKLNAERNNLTNAEFICADASAHLKEMSKAKQSCDVLFLDPPRSGSDERFLAAAIRLAPKRIVYISCNPKTLERDLRYLLRFSDYEVSGIQPVDMFPHTEHLETVVLMTRRFDLDN; translated from the coding sequence ATGAAACGTTATGCAAAATGTCCTTTGGCCCGCACCTGCGGCGCCTGTCAATTAATGGATTATTCCTACTCCAAGCAGTTGGAGATGAAAATGGCTTATTTGGAGGACCTGCTGGGCCAGTTTGGTCCAATTGCCCCCATACAAGGTATGGACGATCCCACCAGCTATCGCACCAAAGTCCAAGCTACTTTCGGCTACGATTGGAAAGATAGCCTGGTCAGCGGCATCTATCAGGAGGGTACCCACCTGTTGGTACCCATTCGTACGTGCATGGTGCAGCACCCGCTTGCTGACAGCATCCTCAAGACAATCCGCAACCTAGCCACCCGGTTCCAGATCACCGCCTATGACGAGGATGAAGGGTATGGCTACCTTCGCCATGTCCTGATCAAGATCAGCCGCAAGACGAATGAGGCCATGGTGGTCCTGGTATGCGCTCAGTGGCCGATCCCCTCATCGGATAATTTCATTGCAGCACTGAAGCAGCAGCATCCTGAAATTACCACCATCGCACTGAATATGAATCGCGAACAGACCAGCATGGTACTCAGTGAGATTCCCATAAAAGTCCTGTGGGGAAAAGGCTACATTGAGGAAGAACTCTGCTCTCTTACCTTCCGCATCTCCCACTCCTCCTTCTTCCAGGTCAATGTCGAGCAGGCCCAAGTCCTCTATACGCTTGCTATGCGCATGGCACAGATTGACAACGATGACGTTGTTGTGGATGCGTATTGTGGTACGGGAACCATTGCTTTGATAGCCGCAAAAGAAGGTGCAAAGCAAGTTATTGGTATAGAATCGAATGAGCAAGCTGTCGAAGATGCCAAATTGAATGCTGAGCGCAACAACCTGACCAATGCAGAATTTATCTGTGCCGATGCCTCAGCCCACCTCAAGGAGATGTCCAAGGCAAAGCAGAGCTGTGACGTTCTTTTCCTCGATCCACCACGCAGCGGTAGTGACGAACGCTTTTTGGCAGCGGCCATACGGCTTGCTCCCAAGCGCATTGTCTACATTTCCTGCAATCCCAAAACGCTGGAACGAGACCTTCGGTACCTACTCAGGTTCAGTGACTATGAAGTCAGTGGCATCCAGCCGGTGGATATGTTCCCGCATACCGAGCATCTTGAGACTGTGGTCTTGATGACTAGAAGATTCGACCTGGATAATTAA